One part of the Gemmatimonadaceae bacterium genome encodes these proteins:
- a CDS encoding DUF4097 family beta strand repeat-containing protein, with product MIRRALFGLALASGFASGAQSQGKVERGLRLDADGAVRITNLVGSVRVTGWNRDSVSLRAALPKGDKVFMGGGPRGMKMMVETPNDRNPQPSRLEVMVPARAKVWVKTATAEIDVSGVTGELDLYVVGGKIRVSGNPAELNAEAIDGDIEVNGKPGWLRAKSASGTVTFNGSSADVSISTVSGGIIVNSVPAEGNAKFERAKVETVTGSIRFNGDIQRAAAIDFNTHSGALDIAIPRRSGADFEVASIAGTISNELNFARPVKGRYGRGSELVMMNGNGGARVTVRSFKGPVTLRVAK from the coding sequence ATGATTCGCAGGGCTCTCTTCGGCCTGGCTCTCGCTTCAGGGTTTGCCTCCGGCGCGCAATCGCAGGGGAAAGTCGAGCGCGGACTGCGGCTCGATGCCGACGGAGCGGTCCGGATCACCAACCTCGTCGGCAGCGTCCGTGTCACCGGATGGAACCGCGACTCCGTGTCGCTTCGCGCGGCGCTTCCCAAGGGCGACAAGGTTTTCATGGGCGGCGGTCCGCGCGGAATGAAGATGATGGTTGAGACGCCAAACGATCGTAATCCGCAGCCGAGTCGGCTCGAGGTGATGGTTCCGGCGCGCGCCAAGGTGTGGGTGAAGACGGCAACCGCGGAGATCGATGTCTCCGGGGTGACCGGAGAGCTCGACTTGTACGTCGTTGGAGGGAAGATCCGTGTATCGGGCAATCCGGCCGAGTTGAATGCCGAGGCAATAGACGGCGACATCGAGGTGAACGGGAAGCCGGGCTGGCTGCGCGCGAAAAGCGCGAGCGGCACTGTGACGTTCAACGGCTCGAGCGCCGACGTGTCAATCTCCACAGTGAGCGGCGGAATCATCGTCAATTCAGTGCCGGCTGAGGGGAACGCGAAGTTCGAGCGTGCGAAGGTCGAGACCGTTACCGGATCCATTCGCTTCAACGGTGACATTCAGCGGGCGGCGGCGATCGACTTCAACACTCACAGCGGGGCGCTCGACATCGCCATCCCGAGACGCTCGGGTGCCGATTTCGAGGTTGCGTCCATTGCGGGGACGATCTCTAACGAGCTCAACTTCGCGCGGCCGGTGAAGGGGCGATACGGCCGGGGGTCGGAGCTGGTGATGATGAATGGCAATGGCGGCGCGCGCGTCACTGTTCGATCATTCAAAGGACCTGTCACACTACGGGTCGCAAAGTAA
- a CDS encoding carboxypeptidase regulatory-like domain-containing protein, translating to MPLSLKKLALVLCLPLILGVGDLEAQVAQPRPQAPAPPPAPPPAKTPAKTKAQTPAKKKAKTKAKTPAKTPTPAQTPAEPPAQTPAQTPAQTPAQVPAQSPAFPPGTTPTFTLSGLARAQATGAPLPFTTVTVEPLGRERFTDQSGWFRYFAVPAGKYRVRLKQLGYVPIDTTITFSSNYDFVFWLVKVPSTLADVHVTAPPRRCIVPEENGFVGDEDLTTVLGEARKNAERERLLRRTYPFEYKLAQAHDTYDLQDGRHRIVYDTLTFRSDDDWRYRKGRVVSEDHNKLFGAVRVMRLPTLTDLADVRFLTAHCFKYVGISDMDSIPTHRIDFEPTPDIKAPDVEGSIFIDSATYLIRRAEFRLTRGGSIKPAVLGMKVTTTYREILPNVALFDEIVSVQPLPLESPGSHQTEFRQKQRLLSYRFLYNGPPGTTAPMVWRKAGDPPQTSDVSK from the coding sequence TTGCCACTCTCCCTGAAAAAGCTCGCGCTCGTGCTTTGCCTTCCGCTCATACTCGGGGTGGGGGATCTGGAAGCCCAGGTCGCGCAGCCGCGGCCTCAGGCACCCGCACCGCCACCGGCACCGCCACCGGCAAAGACCCCGGCAAAGACAAAGGCACAGACGCCGGCAAAGAAAAAGGCAAAGACAAAGGCAAAAACCCCAGCAAAGACACCTACGCCGGCACAGACACCGGCCGAGCCACCAGCACAGACACCGGCACAGACACCGGCACAGACACCGGCACAGGTACCGGCACAATCACCGGCGTTCCCGCCCGGCACTACTCCGACTTTTACGCTTTCGGGGCTCGCACGCGCACAAGCTACCGGCGCTCCGCTCCCGTTCACGACGGTCACCGTAGAGCCGCTGGGGCGGGAACGATTTACCGACCAGAGCGGATGGTTCCGTTATTTCGCAGTGCCCGCCGGCAAGTACAGAGTTCGGCTGAAGCAGCTGGGCTATGTACCGATCGATACGACGATCACGTTTTCTTCGAACTACGACTTTGTGTTCTGGCTCGTGAAGGTCCCATCGACGCTCGCCGATGTGCATGTGACTGCGCCGCCGCGGCGGTGCATCGTTCCCGAGGAGAATGGATTCGTTGGTGACGAGGACCTCACAACAGTGCTGGGAGAGGCTCGGAAGAATGCCGAGCGCGAGCGTCTGCTCCGGCGGACATACCCGTTCGAGTACAAGCTGGCGCAGGCGCACGATACCTACGACCTCCAGGACGGAAGGCATCGGATCGTATACGACACGCTGACGTTCAGAAGCGACGACGACTGGCGCTACCGAAAAGGCAGAGTGGTCTCCGAAGACCATAACAAGCTTTTCGGGGCTGTGCGCGTGATGCGGCTGCCAACGCTCACCGATCTCGCGGACGTGAGATTCCTCACGGCGCACTGCTTCAAGTATGTGGGAATCTCGGACATGGACAGCATTCCGACGCATCGCATCGACTTCGAGCCGACGCCGGACATCAAGGCACCCGATGTCGAGGGGTCGATCTTCATCGACAGCGCGACCTATCTCATCCGACGGGCGGAGTTTCGACTCACGCGCGGTGGAAGCATCAAGCCGGCGGTTCTCGGAATGAAGGTGACGACGACCTACCGCGAGATCCTCCCGAACGTCGCGCTGTTCGACGAGATAGTATCGGTTCAGCCACTCCCGCTCGAGTCGCCGGGTTCGCATCAGACCGAGTTCCGGCAGAAGCAGCGGCTGCTGAGCTATCGCTTCCTGTACAACGGACCTCCCGGCACCACGGCGCCGATGGTCTGGCGCAAAGCCGGGGACCCCCCACAAACATCTGATGTAAGCAAGTAG
- a CDS encoding DUF5916 domain-containing protein, protein MKNSIVTPLSLCSISVLILAGQLAAQDPTKIVSNPPSPSAVSSMPVLNAASATVAASTRAASAPVLDGKTDDPAWQNAQVIDKFLEYEPKPGAETRFKTEVRVVHDEKNLYVLARMFDPAPDSIISLLSRRDVRTQSEQLKLMIDSYYDRRTGYEFVVNPAGVKRDFYVYNDNNEDGSWDAVWDVATRIDSVGWVAEFRIPFSQLRFANKPTHTFGFMVVRDVARTAQRISWPLYRRDQQGYISQTGQLTGISGIGRPSRLELTPYVVTKNETRPSGSSYKHPQSFAAGADLKFGLSSNLTVNATINPDFGQVEADPSVLNLSAFEQFFEERRPFFLEGSGIFSFKTNCGDIDSGCTGPFYSRRVGRSPQLSGVYGDQSSATNTTILGAAKVTGRLGKGMSIGILDAVTQREVGALDQTIEPAANYSVVRVQQALNDGQTDIGAMITGVNRSLDSNTDPFLRRGAYTGGLDLRHRFLDKRYELAVNLAASRINGTAEAIARTQMDGVHRYQRPDDDLELDPTRTSLSGNSQRVTLSKFGGGFTRFQSVYQRFSPGFEINDLGFQSRADEQMFRNWFALQFNKPTKAFTRAFFNFNMMQRWTTEGLPTTIGLNTNWHVQFPNWMWGHIGGNVGEFTKTFADRDARGGPAIRRSPNFDTWAGIETDSRKAWTANMFAGVWRGDEGNSRSWWIGPGGQFRVSSQFSASFGLNYSKDINDRQWRANFGAAGHDTTHYTFARLDQTTVSLTTRLNYTMTPNLSLQFYGQPFTSSGDYSNWRELNNPRAENYEDRLKPYAGGDPGGFSFKEFRSNTVLRWEYKPGSTLFLVWSQGREDSGDQVNDFSFRRDFQDIFRAHPNNTLLLKVSYWINP, encoded by the coding sequence ATGAAAAACTCAATCGTCACACCCCTGTCGCTGTGCTCCATCTCCGTCCTGATTCTTGCCGGCCAGCTCGCCGCGCAGGATCCAACGAAGATCGTCAGCAATCCGCCCTCCCCGTCGGCAGTGAGCTCGATGCCGGTCCTGAACGCAGCCAGCGCCACGGTAGCTGCTTCGACGCGTGCTGCGTCGGCACCGGTACTCGACGGCAAGACCGACGATCCCGCGTGGCAGAACGCGCAGGTGATCGACAAGTTCCTCGAGTACGAGCCCAAGCCCGGCGCCGAGACGCGCTTCAAGACCGAAGTGCGCGTCGTGCACGACGAGAAGAATCTCTACGTGCTCGCCCGGATGTTCGACCCGGCGCCCGATAGTATCATTTCGCTACTAAGTCGCCGTGATGTTCGTACCCAGTCGGAGCAGCTGAAGCTCATGATCGACTCGTATTACGACCGGCGCACGGGGTACGAGTTCGTCGTCAATCCCGCGGGCGTGAAGCGGGACTTCTACGTCTATAACGACAACAATGAGGACGGCAGCTGGGACGCCGTCTGGGACGTCGCGACCCGCATCGATTCAGTCGGCTGGGTTGCGGAGTTCCGGATTCCATTCAGTCAGCTGCGCTTCGCGAACAAGCCGACTCACACATTTGGCTTCATGGTCGTGCGGGACGTGGCGCGCACCGCGCAGCGCATCAGCTGGCCGCTGTACCGGCGCGACCAGCAGGGATACATCTCGCAGACCGGCCAGCTCACGGGAATCAGCGGCATTGGACGGCCGAGCAGGCTCGAGCTCACGCCTTACGTCGTGACGAAGAACGAGACGCGGCCTTCAGGCAGCTCCTACAAGCATCCGCAGTCATTTGCTGCAGGCGCGGACCTCAAGTTCGGTCTTTCATCCAATCTCACGGTCAACGCAACAATTAACCCCGATTTCGGTCAGGTGGAGGCCGATCCGTCCGTGCTGAACTTGTCAGCATTCGAGCAATTCTTCGAAGAGCGGCGGCCCTTTTTTCTCGAGGGATCGGGGATCTTCTCATTCAAGACCAACTGCGGCGACATCGACTCGGGCTGCACGGGTCCGTTCTACTCGCGCCGCGTCGGCAGGTCGCCGCAGCTGAGCGGCGTCTATGGCGACCAGTCGAGCGCAACCAACACTACCATCCTCGGCGCCGCTAAGGTCACCGGCCGTCTCGGCAAGGGAATGTCGATTGGTATTCTCGACGCCGTCACTCAGCGCGAAGTCGGTGCGCTCGATCAGACCATCGAGCCGGCGGCCAACTACTCGGTCGTCCGAGTGCAGCAGGCGCTGAACGACGGGCAGACGGACATCGGCGCAATGATCACCGGCGTCAACCGCAGCCTGGATTCGAACACGGATCCGTTCCTGCGGCGCGGTGCCTACACCGGCGGTCTCGATCTGCGCCACCGCTTTCTCGACAAGCGGTACGAGCTGGCGGTGAATCTCGCGGCAAGCAGGATCAACGGCACAGCCGAAGCGATTGCCCGTACGCAGATGGATGGCGTTCACAGGTATCAGCGTCCCGATGACGATCTCGAGCTCGATCCGACGCGGACTTCGCTCTCCGGCAACTCCCAGCGTGTGACGCTGAGCAAGTTCGGCGGCGGATTCACGCGGTTCCAGAGTGTTTACCAGCGCTTCTCGCCAGGCTTCGAGATCAACGACCTCGGTTTCCAATCACGCGCAGACGAGCAGATGTTCAGAAACTGGTTCGCACTTCAGTTCAACAAGCCGACAAAGGCGTTCACGCGAGCGTTCTTCAACTTCAACATGATGCAGCGGTGGACGACCGAAGGTCTGCCGACGACAATTGGACTGAACACGAACTGGCACGTTCAGTTCCCGAACTGGATGTGGGGTCACATCGGCGGAAATGTCGGTGAGTTCACGAAGACTTTTGCGGACCGTGATGCTCGCGGTGGTCCGGCAATACGGCGTTCACCGAATTTCGATACGTGGGCCGGAATCGAGACGGACAGCAGAAAGGCGTGGACGGCTAACATGTTCGCCGGCGTCTGGCGGGGTGACGAGGGAAACTCGAGGAGCTGGTGGATCGGGCCGGGCGGACAGTTCCGCGTCTCGAGCCAGTTCAGCGCCTCGTTCGGCCTGAACTACAGCAAGGACATCAACGACAGACAGTGGAGAGCGAATTTCGGTGCAGCCGGTCACGACACGACGCACTACACCTTCGCCCGGCTCGATCAGACCACTGTGAGTCTCACGACGCGGCTGAACTACACGATGACGCCGAACCTGTCGCTCCAGTTCTACGGGCAGCCGTTCACGTCGAGTGGTGATTACTCCAACTGGCGTGAGCTCAACAATCCGCGGGCGGAGAACTACGAGGATCGTTTGAAGCCCTACGCGGGTGGCGATCCGGGTGGATTCAGCTTCAAGGAGTTCCGCTCGAATACGGTTCTGCGCTGGGAGTACAAGCCGGGCTCGACTTTGTTCCTGGTGTGGTCGCAGGGCCGCGAGGATTCGGGAGATCAGGTGAACGACTTCAGCTTCCGCCGTGATTTCCAGGACATTTTCAGGGCGCACCCGAACAACACGCTACTGCTCAAGGTTTCGTACTGGATCAACCCGTAA